In one window of Paraflavitalea soli DNA:
- the cobA gene encoding uroporphyrinogen-III C-methyltransferase, translated as MSIPRLSLVGAGPGDPELITLKAIRTLQQADVILYDALANDALLSYAKPGAITRFVGKRYGCHALSQQEINQVIIECALAHGHVVRLKGGDPFVFGRAQEEIDAAREAGIPVEVIPGISSALAVPAAQMIPLTCRGINESFWVTTGTTQSGDVSADIKLAAQSSATVIILMAMSKLEAIMDIFAGHSKSDTPVAIIQDGTTAKEKMVTGMVRDIAFKAQYAGLANPSIIIVGEVVKLHRAQWQQQVQQQLFRV; from the coding sequence ATGAGCATTCCCCGTTTATCCCTGGTAGGAGCTGGCCCTGGAGACCCTGAACTGATCACGTTAAAAGCAATTAGGACCCTTCAGCAGGCGGATGTAATATTATATGATGCGTTGGCTAATGATGCCTTACTTTCTTATGCCAAACCCGGGGCTATTACCCGCTTTGTGGGGAAGCGTTATGGTTGTCATGCCTTGTCTCAGCAGGAGATCAACCAAGTGATTATTGAATGCGCCCTGGCCCATGGCCATGTCGTGCGTCTGAAAGGGGGTGATCCCTTTGTATTTGGTCGCGCCCAGGAAGAGATTGACGCTGCGCGGGAAGCAGGCATCCCCGTGGAAGTGATACCCGGCATCTCCAGCGCCCTGGCAGTGCCCGCCGCCCAAATGATCCCCTTGACCTGCCGCGGTATCAATGAAAGTTTTTGGGTAACCACCGGCACTACGCAGTCGGGCGATGTATCGGCTGATATCAAACTGGCCGCACAATCCTCCGCCACGGTGATCATATTAATGGCCATGAGCAAGCTGGAAGCCATCATGGACATCTTTGCCGGTCATAGCAAGAGCGATACGCCCGTGGCCATCATACAGGATGGCACCACGGCCAAAGAGAAAATGGTGACAGGTATGGTGCGCGATATTGCTTTCAAGGCCCAATATGCCGGCCTGGCCAATCCGTCCATTATTATAGTAGGAGAGGTGGTAAAACTGCATCGGGCACAATGGCAGCAGCAGGTACAGCAACAGTTGTTCCGCGTGTAG
- the nirD gene encoding nitrite reductase small subunit NirD, translating into MLTLEQTLTWFTACRVEDVPENGGVCVKYKDEQIALFHFTRRNEWYATQNLCPHRQQMALSRGMIGSHNDEPKVACPFHKKTFSLRSGACLSGDEYVIKTYPVKVEDGLVYIGVEG; encoded by the coding sequence ATGCTAACACTTGAACAAACACTTACCTGGTTTACCGCCTGCCGGGTAGAAGATGTACCGGAAAACGGCGGTGTATGCGTAAAGTACAAGGATGAGCAGATAGCCCTGTTCCACTTTACCCGTCGTAATGAATGGTATGCCACGCAAAATCTTTGTCCTCATCGCCAGCAGATGGCTTTGAGTCGTGGCATGATCGGTTCGCACAATGATGAACCCAAGGTGGCCTGCCCCTTTCACAAGAAAACCTTTTCCCTTCGTTCAGGAGCATGTTTGAGCGGCGATGAGTATGTGATCAAAACTTACCCGGTGAAGGTGGAGGATGGGTTGGTGTATATCGGGGTAGAAGGATAG
- a CDS encoding alginate export family protein produces the protein MKKWYCKTGLPVLFSCVTFSAAEAQLTLTGQLRTRTEYRDGQGAPLPRGAKPAFFTSQRSRLSAGYETYRLKFGLTVQDVRVWGQDVSTINRTTTQDNNGFMLHEAWAEILLTDTSSKNSSFSLKLGRQELVYDDVRLLGNLDWLQQARRHDAALLKFNSGKWMAHAGIAFNQNKENASGTIYNSTAPGYAANTNGGTAYKSMQFLYAGRKLAGGNTSFLFFADQFSKYHMDNTVKVFDTGAWSRFTTGLYFTNTFKKFNLTASAYYQFGKNANGQKLSGELLSLTGQYALTRKFSAGIGYDYTSGGNSGTTSRAFDPLYGTPHKFWGYMDYFYVASGFGNKGLHDAYIKTRYKATEKLFLTADAHVFNSASKVLAADNVNTLDKYLGTEVDMIAAYTLTPVIGFEAGYSHFFGTSTLTSPNVKNVVNGKSNSNWAYVSINIKPTFLVK, from the coding sequence ATGAAAAAATGGTATTGTAAAACAGGGCTGCCTGTACTTTTTAGTTGCGTGACCTTTTCCGCTGCAGAAGCGCAACTTACGCTTACAGGCCAGCTACGCACCCGCACCGAATACCGGGACGGGCAAGGCGCTCCCCTGCCCAGGGGAGCCAAACCAGCTTTCTTTACTTCCCAGCGCAGCCGTTTATCGGCCGGGTACGAAACCTACCGGTTGAAATTTGGCCTTACCGTACAGGACGTACGGGTATGGGGACAGGATGTATCGACCATCAACCGTACCACCACGCAGGACAACAATGGCTTTATGCTGCATGAGGCCTGGGCAGAGATCCTGCTTACCGACACCAGCTCCAAAAACAGCAGTTTCAGCCTTAAACTGGGCCGGCAGGAACTGGTGTATGATGATGTACGCCTGCTGGGCAACCTCGACTGGCTGCAACAAGCCCGCCGACATGATGCAGCGCTGCTGAAATTCAACAGCGGTAAGTGGATGGCGCATGCGGGGATCGCTTTTAACCAGAACAAAGAAAATGCTTCGGGCACCATTTACAACAGTACTGCTCCCGGTTATGCAGCCAATACCAATGGCGGCACGGCCTATAAAAGCATGCAGTTCCTGTATGCCGGCCGGAAACTGGCAGGCGGCAACACCTCCTTCCTGTTCTTTGCCGACCAGTTTTCCAAATACCATATGGACAACACGGTGAAAGTGTTTGATACCGGTGCCTGGAGCAGGTTTACCACCGGTTTGTATTTCACCAATACTTTCAAAAAATTCAACCTGACAGCATCGGCCTATTACCAGTTTGGCAAAAATGCCAATGGACAAAAGCTGAGCGGAGAATTGTTGTCCCTCACCGGACAATATGCGCTCACCAGGAAATTCAGTGCCGGGATCGGTTACGATTATACCAGTGGCGGCAATTCAGGCACTACCAGCAGGGCTTTTGATCCCTTATATGGCACCCCGCATAAATTTTGGGGATATATGGACTACTTCTATGTGGCCAGTGGTTTTGGTAATAAAGGATTACATGATGCGTATATCAAAACCAGGTACAAGGCTACAGAAAAATTGTTCCTCACAGCTGATGCACATGTATTCAATAGTGCCTCCAAGGTATTGGCAGCCGACAATGTAAATACCCTTGATAAATACCTGGGCACAGAAGTGGATATGATAGCGGCTTATACCCTCACTCCTGTCATTGGCTTTGAAGCTGGCTATAGCCATTTCTTTGGAACCAGTACGCTCACTTCGCCCAACGTGAAGAATGTAGTTAATGGAAAGAGCAACAGCAACTGGGCTTATGTAAGCATCAACATCAAACCAACCTTTTTGGTAAAGTAA
- a CDS encoding TonB-dependent receptor, with amino-acid sequence MNYKHLPFLCLLVFLTAGVLPATAQSIIRGQVMNSKQEPMAAASIGIRQFRAGVRADSAGYFSLPRPAGDKVVLKITSIGYRPKEVEVHTADSMLTIILDEDGAQLGEVVVVGAGSFEASDKAKGASLTPIDAVTVAGNGGDIANALRFLPGAQQVGETEGLFVRGGTSDEAKQFVDGALLPHPNFSSIPGVPQPARLNPFLFKGILFSSGGYSALYGQAMSSALILETVDLPDQSSANLALFPMMAAVGFQNLAKDRHSSYGINARYGNSTFYNKLTDAKPDFFHGPEYLAGDANFRIRTSKTGMLKFYSNYGYSRTGMRTPDVDSAGLLSSFELKGFNVYNNLSYRESLGRQWKMDAALAYNYYKEDIANQLLDARKIPVVIPASPYDEKNNERHEQADLGQARLVITKGLRRRQAIRFGGEYFYSKNRFRYNKTVHSLQDNLAVGFAEGDVYIARNIAAKIGVRAEYTSLLQRINVAPRISVAYRMPNAGQINMAYGVFYQMPGDAWLMQNRELNFSRAEHYLANYQYKFSNRLLRIEGYYKRYSNLVTTKPAVANEGDGYARGVELFFRDKRSFKNVDYWITYTYLDTKRRFLDFPVSMRPSFATPHTASLVVKRFFQVINLSANLSYTLATGRPYYTIQSDAAGSAYVFDQGTTNTYSALNLGFAYLFTLFKGWKNKDFSGIGFGMNNVFGREQVLGYNYSFNGLNKLPITQPATRTWYAGIFMSFGIDRRDDLINENL; translated from the coding sequence ATGAATTATAAACACCTTCCATTTCTCTGCCTGCTTGTATTCCTCACCGCAGGCGTCTTGCCCGCAACCGCGCAATCAATTATTCGTGGACAGGTAATGAATAGCAAACAGGAGCCAATGGCAGCGGCCAGCATCGGGATCAGGCAATTCCGCGCAGGCGTCCGGGCCGATTCGGCTGGCTATTTTTCACTGCCCAGGCCAGCAGGAGATAAAGTGGTGTTGAAAATTACTTCCATAGGTTACCGGCCAAAGGAAGTGGAAGTACATACGGCTGATTCCATGCTTACGATCATACTGGATGAGGATGGAGCTCAATTAGGTGAAGTGGTGGTAGTGGGCGCCGGTAGCTTTGAAGCCAGCGATAAAGCAAAAGGCGCTTCACTTACCCCCATTGATGCGGTAACGGTGGCGGGCAATGGCGGAGATATTGCCAATGCATTGAGGTTCCTGCCCGGGGCACAACAGGTGGGTGAAACGGAAGGGCTTTTTGTGCGGGGTGGTACCAGCGATGAGGCCAAACAGTTTGTGGATGGGGCCTTACTGCCGCATCCCAATTTTTCCAGTATTCCGGGTGTGCCGCAACCGGCCCGGCTCAATCCCTTCCTGTTTAAAGGCATCTTATTCAGCTCCGGCGGTTACTCGGCCTTATATGGCCAGGCCATGAGCAGTGCGCTGATCCTGGAAACAGTTGACCTGCCCGATCAATCTTCTGCTAACCTGGCCTTGTTCCCGATGATGGCGGCGGTTGGATTTCAAAACCTGGCGAAAGATCGCCACAGCAGTTATGGTATCAATGCCCGCTATGGTAATTCCACCTTCTATAATAAGCTCACAGATGCGAAGCCCGATTTCTTCCATGGACCGGAATACCTGGCCGGCGATGCCAATTTCCGCATCAGGACCAGCAAAACTGGCATGCTGAAGTTCTACAGTAATTACGGATACAGCCGCACAGGTATGAGAACGCCGGATGTGGACAGTGCCGGCCTGTTGTCCTCCTTTGAATTGAAGGGATTCAATGTATACAATAATCTTTCTTACCGGGAATCCCTGGGCCGTCAATGGAAAATGGATGCGGCCCTCGCTTATAATTATTATAAAGAAGATATCGCTAATCAGTTACTGGATGCCAGGAAGATACCTGTTGTTATTCCTGCATCCCCTTATGATGAAAAGAATAATGAACGTCATGAGCAGGCTGATCTTGGACAGGCCCGGCTGGTGATCACCAAAGGGCTGCGGCGCAGGCAGGCGATCCGCTTTGGCGGAGAATATTTTTACAGCAAGAACAGGTTTCGGTACAATAAAACAGTTCACTCGTTGCAAGACAACCTCGCGGTAGGTTTTGCAGAAGGAGATGTGTACATCGCCCGCAATATAGCGGCTAAAATAGGGGTACGGGCCGAATATACCAGTTTGCTGCAACGCATCAATGTAGCGCCGCGGATCAGCGTGGCTTATCGCATGCCCAATGCCGGGCAGATCAATATGGCCTATGGCGTCTTCTATCAAATGCCCGGGGATGCCTGGCTGATGCAAAACAGGGAGCTCAACTTTAGCCGTGCCGAACACTACCTGGCAAATTACCAATACAAATTCAGCAACCGCCTGTTGCGCATTGAAGGTTATTATAAGCGGTACAGCAACCTGGTGACCACCAAACCTGCGGTGGCCAACGAAGGTGATGGATACGCAAGGGGAGTAGAGTTGTTCTTCCGCGACAAGCGCAGCTTTAAGAATGTTGATTACTGGATCACGTACACCTACCTCGATACCAAACGCCGGTTCTTGGATTTCCCGGTATCCATGCGGCCATCCTTTGCTACGCCGCATACGGCATCGCTGGTGGTGAAACGTTTTTTCCAGGTCATCAACCTCAGCGCCAACCTTTCTTATACGCTGGCCACAGGCCGTCCGTATTATACTATTCAATCCGATGCTGCCGGTAGTGCTTATGTTTTTGATCAGGGAACTACCAATACTTACAGTGCGCTTAACCTGGGTTTTGCTTATCTCTTTACCCTATTCAAAGGGTGGAAGAATAAAGACTTTTCCGGTATTGGCTTTGGTATGAACAACGTATTTGGCAGGGAACAGGTATTGGGATACAACTATAGCTTCAATGGCCTGAACAAGCTGCCTATCACGCAGCCCGCCACCCGCACCTGGTATGCCGGCATCTTTATGAGCTTTGGCATCGACCGGCGGGATGATCTGATCAATGAGAATTTGTAA
- a CDS encoding LytR/AlgR family response regulator transcription factor, which translates to MLRCIAVDDEKLVLDLLVDNISQVPFLQLVKRCRNAMEAAEVLHEESVDLIFLDIQMPGLNGLQFLQSLKHPPMVIMITAYKEYALDGFNLDVVDYLLKPVSFERFLKACNKAQELHTLQQKAVPKEDTPDYFFVYVEYVQVKVSIPAILYIEGMKDYVKIFLNTGPKPVITKMSMKAIQEKLTAFRFVRTHKSFIVAADKITAVKRDLLCVGALELPLSEGYKADVEKMLSL; encoded by the coding sequence ATGCTAAGATGTATAGCGGTAGATGATGAAAAGCTGGTGCTCGACCTGCTGGTTGACAATATCTCGCAGGTGCCCTTTCTGCAGCTGGTAAAACGCTGCCGCAATGCGATGGAAGCGGCAGAAGTGTTGCATGAAGAATCTGTTGATCTGATCTTTCTTGATATCCAGATGCCGGGTCTCAATGGCTTGCAGTTCCTGCAGTCGCTGAAGCATCCTCCCATGGTGATCATGATCACGGCGTATAAGGAATATGCGCTCGATGGGTTTAATCTTGATGTGGTAGATTACTTACTGAAGCCTGTATCATTTGAACGCTTCCTCAAAGCCTGCAACAAAGCGCAGGAACTGCATACCCTGCAGCAAAAAGCAGTGCCCAAAGAAGACACGCCGGATTACTTCTTCGTGTATGTGGAATATGTGCAGGTGAAGGTATCCATACCGGCCATCCTGTATATTGAAGGCATGAAAGATTATGTAAAGATCTTCCTCAATACCGGCCCCAAACCGGTGATCACCAAAATGAGCATGAAGGCGATCCAGGAAAAACTCACGGCCTTTCGTTTTGTGCGCACCCACAAATCCTTTATTGTGGCAGCGGATAAAATAACCGCTGTAAAGCGCGATCTCCTTTGCGTGGGTGCCCTTGAACTTCCCCTCAGCGAAGGCTATAAGGCCGATGTAGAGAAAATGCTTTCACTTTAA
- a CDS encoding SRPBCC family protein, whose translation MKHIILFFGIATSLLLSRKNDHSTSTTNMTRVSQTLSISINRPADEVYAYMANVQHLAAWAAGLCVSVIRNTGTNTWQIRTPTGEASVRFVAKNNFRIVDHYVQQGQDPEVYIPIRVLENEQGSEVIFTLFRLPGMNDERFEKDRQAVQKDLNTLKALIEAGAQ comes from the coding sequence ATGAAACACATCATCCTGTTCTTCGGCATAGCAACCAGCCTGTTGCTTTCCCGGAAGAACGATCACTCAACAAGCACAACCAATATGACCAGGGTATCCCAAACACTCAGCATATCAATAAATCGCCCGGCCGATGAAGTATATGCCTATATGGCCAATGTCCAACACCTGGCTGCCTGGGCCGCAGGCCTGTGTGTATCTGTTATAAGGAATACCGGCACCAATACCTGGCAGATCCGTACACCTACCGGAGAAGCCAGCGTACGATTTGTTGCAAAAAACAACTTCAGGATCGTGGACCACTACGTACAGCAAGGCCAGGATCCTGAAGTATATATTCCCATCCGCGTATTAGAGAACGAACAGGGCAGCGAGGTGATCTTCACCTTGTTCAGACTGCCTGGTATGAACGATGAGCGGTTTGAGAAAGACAGGCAGGCCGTTCAAAAAGACCTCAATACATTGAAAGCGTTAATAGAAGCCGGCGCTCAATAA
- a CDS encoding Crp/Fnr family transcriptional regulator, with protein sequence MKAVKTSCDQQRCFLCRRSLKEWIPAIEANKKSYQFKKGEVIFQEGEPVTGIYFLYDGKAKVHKKWGEEKELNIRFARKGDIIGHRGLGKDTIYPVSATALETCTVCFIDLAFFKTTLKVNTDFTYDLLMFYAEELQESEKRMRNLAHMPVKGRIAYALLILKEKFGLTPEGFIDISLTRQDIASYAGTTYETVFRIISDLTQANIVTVDNKDITILDEAALVRLTQEGENGG encoded by the coding sequence ATGAAGGCGGTTAAAACCAGTTGCGATCAACAGCGTTGTTTTTTATGCAGGCGTAGTTTAAAAGAATGGATACCGGCCATCGAGGCCAACAAAAAAAGCTACCAGTTTAAAAAAGGAGAGGTCATCTTTCAGGAAGGTGAACCAGTGACCGGCATCTATTTTCTCTACGATGGGAAAGCCAAGGTGCACAAGAAATGGGGAGAAGAAAAGGAACTCAATATCCGTTTTGCCCGCAAAGGTGATATCATCGGTCACCGGGGATTGGGTAAAGACACGATCTATCCTGTATCGGCTACCGCCCTGGAAACCTGTACAGTTTGTTTTATTGACCTCGCTTTTTTCAAGACCACCCTCAAAGTAAATACGGATTTCACCTACGACCTGCTGATGTTCTATGCCGAAGAGCTGCAGGAATCGGAAAAGCGTATGCGCAATCTCGCGCACATGCCGGTAAAAGGACGCATTGCCTATGCCTTACTGATCCTGAAAGAAAAGTTTGGCCTCACCCCCGAGGGGTTCATCGACATATCGCTCACCCGGCAGGACATTGCTTCCTATGCCGGTACTACCTACGAGACGGTATTCCGGATCATCAGCGACCTCACCCAGGCCAATATAGTGACAGTGGACAATAAAGATATTACGATATTGGATGAAGCTGCCCTGGTACGCCTCACCCAGGAGGGGGAGAATGGGGGTTAA
- the nirB gene encoding nitrite reductase large subunit NirB encodes MKIVIIGNGMVGYKFCEKLLTKQGDQSFELIVFGEEMRPAYDRVHLSEYFAGKSADDLTLAPAEWYAGKGIRLHLGDPVQSIDRVHKRVHSFKGITESYDYLVMATGSSAFVPPIPGVEKQGVFIYRTIEDLEMMTTYARHAKKGAVIGGGLLGLEAAKAMLDLGITDTQVIEFAPRLMPRQIDEAGSHTLRTKLEALGLHIRTNTNTTAILGDEHITGMQFANDTSIDVDMLVISAGIKPRDELAKLCGLETGHRGGIVVNDQLQTTDPHIFAIGECALYKGMIYGLVAPGYEMADVVAANLTGGEKAFTGYDMSTKLKLIGIDVASFGEPFVHPQDGRSIVWEDTLKGVYKRINISKDGKHLLGGILVGDAEQYNMLLQTCKNNIVLPPNPEDMILGARGGAEAGGGVTSLPDDAMICSCEGVTKQAICQSVTGQGCETVDAVKKCTKAGTGCGGCVPMLKDLVNHTLQSQGKYVRNVLCEHFQYSRQELFDLIKVHDLKSYDAALDKLGQGDGCEICKPAVASIIASLWNEMILQKGNATAQDSNDRYLANIQKGGTYSVVPRIPGGEITPEKLIVIGQVAQKYNLYTKITGGQRIDLFGAHVSDLPAIWEELINAGFESGHAYGKALRTVKSCVGSTWCRFGLHDSVSFAIRIEERYRGLRAPHKLKSAVSGCIRECAEAQSKDFGIIATDKGWNLYVCGNGGSKPQHALLLGTDLDSDTCIRYIDRFLMFYIKTADPLTRTATWLNKMDGGISYLKNVIVHDSLGIAAQLEAEMQLLVDNYKCEWKEVVDSPELRKRFNHFVNAPEEKDPSIQFEPMRSQKRATEWK; translated from the coding sequence ATGAAAATCGTCATCATTGGCAACGGAATGGTCGGCTACAAGTTTTGCGAAAAACTGCTGACCAAACAAGGAGATCAGTCATTTGAGCTGATCGTATTTGGAGAAGAAATGAGGCCCGCTTATGACAGGGTACACCTCAGCGAATATTTTGCCGGCAAATCAGCAGACGACCTGACACTCGCCCCTGCTGAATGGTATGCCGGAAAAGGTATCCGCCTCCACCTGGGCGACCCGGTACAAAGCATCGACCGGGTACATAAGAGGGTACATTCATTTAAAGGTATTACCGAAAGTTACGACTACCTGGTAATGGCTACGGGCTCCTCAGCCTTTGTGCCCCCCATCCCCGGCGTTGAGAAACAGGGCGTGTTTATTTACCGCACGATCGAAGACCTGGAGATGATGACCACCTATGCACGGCATGCCAAAAAAGGCGCTGTCATTGGCGGGGGATTGCTGGGCCTGGAAGCCGCCAAAGCGATGCTCGACCTCGGCATTACCGACACGCAGGTCATTGAATTTGCGCCCCGCCTCATGCCCCGGCAGATCGATGAAGCCGGCTCGCACACCCTGCGCACCAAACTCGAAGCGCTGGGCCTGCACATTCGCACCAATACCAACACCACGGCCATCCTCGGTGATGAACATATCACGGGTATGCAGTTTGCTAATGACACCAGTATTGATGTTGACATGCTGGTGATCTCAGCAGGCATCAAACCCCGTGATGAACTGGCCAAACTATGTGGACTGGAAACCGGTCACCGCGGCGGTATCGTGGTCAACGATCAATTACAAACAACAGACCCCCACATTTTCGCTATTGGAGAATGCGCTTTGTACAAAGGCATGATCTATGGCCTGGTAGCACCGGGTTATGAGATGGCCGATGTAGTAGCAGCCAACTTAACGGGGGGCGAAAAAGCATTTACCGGTTACGACATGAGCACCAAGCTCAAACTGATCGGCATAGACGTAGCCAGCTTTGGCGAACCCTTTGTGCATCCACAGGATGGACGCAGCATCGTATGGGAAGACACCCTGAAAGGTGTATACAAACGAATTAATATCAGCAAGGATGGTAAACACCTGCTGGGCGGCATATTGGTAGGGGATGCAGAACAATACAATATGTTGTTGCAGACCTGTAAGAACAACATAGTGCTTCCTCCCAATCCGGAAGACATGATCTTAGGTGCCCGCGGTGGTGCAGAAGCAGGCGGCGGGGTAACCAGCCTGCCCGATGATGCGATGATCTGCAGTTGTGAAGGCGTCACCAAGCAAGCTATTTGCCAGTCAGTGACCGGCCAGGGATGTGAAACGGTAGACGCAGTGAAGAAATGCACCAAGGCAGGCACCGGCTGCGGTGGTTGTGTACCCATGCTGAAAGACCTGGTGAATCATACTTTACAATCACAAGGCAAATATGTACGCAATGTATTGTGCGAACATTTTCAATACAGCCGCCAGGAATTGTTTGACCTGATAAAAGTGCATGACCTGAAAAGTTATGATGCAGCACTGGATAAATTAGGTCAGGGTGATGGCTGTGAAATATGCAAACCCGCCGTTGCTTCGATCATTGCCAGCCTCTGGAATGAAATGATCCTGCAAAAAGGAAATGCTACGGCACAGGACTCCAACGACCGTTACCTGGCCAATATACAGAAAGGTGGTACGTACTCTGTAGTACCCCGTATACCCGGTGGAGAGATCACACCGGAGAAACTCATTGTTATTGGACAGGTAGCGCAGAAATACAACCTCTACACCAAGATCACCGGCGGCCAGCGCATCGACCTCTTTGGCGCGCATGTAAGCGATCTGCCTGCTATCTGGGAAGAACTGATCAATGCAGGATTTGAAAGTGGCCATGCCTACGGAAAAGCATTGCGTACGGTAAAGAGCTGCGTAGGCAGCACCTGGTGCCGGTTTGGCCTGCACGACAGTGTAAGTTTTGCCATCCGCATTGAAGAAAGGTACCGTGGCCTGCGCGCACCGCACAAACTCAAATCGGCTGTATCAGGTTGTATCCGCGAATGCGCAGAAGCGCAGTCGAAGGATTTCGGCATCATTGCTACGGATAAGGGCTGGAACCTTTATGTATGCGGCAATGGTGGATCGAAACCCCAGCACGCACTGTTGCTGGGTACGGATCTGGATAGTGACACCTGCATCCGGTACATCGATCGTTTTCTCATGTTTTATATAAAGACCGCTGATCCATTAACAAGGACAGCCACCTGGCTTAATAAAATGGACGGCGGCATTTCTTACCTGAAGAATGTAATCGTACACGACAGCCTGGGCATCGCCGCGCAACTGGAAGCAGAAATGCAGTTGCTGGTAGACAATTACAAATGTGAATGGAAAGAGGTAGTAGACAGTCCTGAATTGCGCAAGCGTTTCAATCACTTTGTAAATGCCCCGGAAGAAAAGGACCCTTCTATTCAATTTGAACCCATGAGGAGCCAGAAGCGCGCTACCGAATGGAAGTGA
- a CDS encoding sensor histidine kinase — translation MLVFINVDTGLPNGFFIIGNLFHIGLFYLNAFYLYPRFLTRKRWPLYILFLGIIVAVFYYVKVGLMKWLRPELQAEGLYAGFFLFPPIPFLIASIIYRLVTDRILAERAEKEAQAERLASELKFLRSQVSPHFLFNVLTNMVSLARQRSALLEPALIQLSDMLRYMLYDADSGKFPVTKEIEYLHNYIELQQLRFGEDVRITVDIENDAPSCTVEPMLLIPFVENAFKHGIGLVRDPFIHVSLQVKEQSLHFRVTNNYDKSNTAKDKNSGIGLANVRNRLQLLYKEKHNLSIHDNGELYVATLKLDLSC, via the coding sequence ATGCTGGTGTTCATCAATGTCGATACAGGATTGCCCAATGGCTTTTTTATTATTGGCAACCTGTTTCATATCGGCCTGTTTTACCTGAATGCTTTTTACCTGTACCCCCGGTTCCTGACAAGGAAACGTTGGCCCTTGTACATTCTTTTTCTGGGCATTATCGTAGCCGTTTTTTATTATGTAAAAGTGGGATTGATGAAATGGCTTCGCCCGGAATTACAGGCGGAGGGGCTGTATGCCGGTTTTTTTCTTTTTCCGCCCATTCCCTTTTTGATCGCTTCCATCATTTACCGGCTGGTGACTGATCGCATACTGGCCGAAAGGGCAGAGAAGGAAGCGCAGGCGGAAAGGCTGGCCTCAGAACTCAAGTTCCTGCGTTCGCAGGTAAGTCCGCATTTCCTCTTTAATGTATTGACGAATATGGTGTCACTGGCCCGTCAAAGGTCAGCACTGCTGGAGCCAGCGTTGATCCAGCTGTCGGATATGTTGCGTTATATGTTGTACGATGCCGATAGCGGGAAATTTCCGGTAACCAAAGAAATTGAATACCTCCACAATTATATTGAACTGCAGCAGCTCCGCTTTGGAGAAGATGTACGTATCACCGTGGATATAGAGAATGATGCGCCTTCCTGTACGGTGGAGCCCATGCTGCTGATCCCCTTTGTGGAAAATGCTTTCAAGCATGGTATTGGCCTGGTGAGGGACCCTTTTATTCATGTCTCTCTGCAGGTAAAGGAGCAATCTTTGCATTTCAGGGTTACGAATAACTATGATAAGAGTAACACCGCAAAAGATAAGAATTCTGGTATAGGACTGGCCAATGTGCGTAACCGGCTGCAACTTCTGTATAAAGAAAAGCATAACTTGTCGATACATGATAACGGTGAATTGTATGTGGCCACTTTAAAACTCGATCTGTCATGCTAA